From one Butyricimonas faecihominis genomic stretch:
- a CDS encoding DUF3945 domain-containing protein → MAKKKDEKDVLVVRDEKTGEISVVAGLNADGTPKRTPAKAENAQSFLQFDRHGDVLDNFFKNFFRQCKEPSRFGFYRIAADQAENLLEVMKQLLKDPEANKELLAPHKVDTSDYEKKVQEEMAAQQTEKQEPQKQENMEQRKEQQQDKSEQMQGKRGYQPIDESKINWQELEDRWGVKRDNLEKSGDLTKMLNYGKSDLVKVKPTFGGESFELDARLSFKKDGEGNISLVPHFIRKEQKLDEYKEHKFSDNDRKNLRETGNLGRVVDIVDRETGEIIPSYISIDRKTNEITDIPASRVRIPERIGKTEITTQERDMLRAGLPVRDKLIERNDGRKFVTTLQVNVEQRGVEFVPGTGKSPRTAQTQETKGDTSKSQAQGGENAAQTKKEQRRNTWTNEDGSIRPISKWSGVSFTDQQKADYVAGKAVKLENVTDKQGFHATMYIKFNPEKGRPYRYDTNPDNAQQVAPSNESRTQVAVNNDGKTNEATKNLREPLQKGQTNPKDARQQQQQEKPQKKTGKGMKM, encoded by the coding sequence CGGAGAACGCGCAGAGTTTCCTGCAATTCGACCGACATGGCGACGTGCTGGACAACTTCTTCAAGAACTTCTTCCGGCAGTGCAAGGAACCCAGCCGCTTCGGTTTCTACCGCATTGCGGCAGACCAAGCTGAAAATCTCTTAGAGGTGATGAAGCAACTGCTGAAAGACCCCGAAGCGAACAAGGAGCTGCTCGCCCCTCACAAGGTGGACACCTCCGACTATGAGAAGAAGGTGCAGGAAGAGATGGCAGCACAACAGACAGAGAAACAAGAACCTCAAAAACAGGAGAACATGGAACAACGGAAAGAACAGCAACAGGACAAATCCGAACAGATGCAGGGCAAACGTGGCTACCAGCCCATCGACGAGAGTAAAATCAACTGGCAGGAGCTGGAGGACAGATGGGGCGTAAAGCGGGACAACCTTGAAAAGTCCGGCGACCTTACGAAGATGCTCAACTATGGCAAGTCCGACTTGGTAAAGGTCAAACCGACCTTCGGCGGCGAATCATTCGAGCTGGACGCCCGCCTCTCCTTCAAGAAGGACGGTGAGGGAAACATCAGCCTCGTGCCGCACTTCATCCGCAAGGAGCAGAAGCTGGATGAGTACAAGGAACACAAATTCTCCGACAATGACCGGAAGAACCTCCGCGAAACGGGCAATCTCGGTAGGGTCGTGGACATTGTGGACAGGGAAACGGGCGAGATCATCCCCTCCTACATCAGCATCGACCGCAAGACGAATGAAATCACGGACATTCCGGCAAGCAGGGTGCGCATCCCGGAGCGCATCGGCAAGACGGAAATCACCACGCAGGAGCGGGACATGCTCCGCGCCGGACTGCCCGTACGCGACAAGCTCATCGAGCGCAACGACGGCAGAAAGTTCGTCACCACCCTGCAAGTGAACGTGGAGCAGCGCGGCGTGGAGTTCGTGCCGGGAACCGGCAAGTCGCCCCGTACCGCACAGACACAGGAAACCAAAGGCGACACATCGAAAAGTCAGGCGCAGGGCGGGGAAAATGCCGCACAGACCAAGAAGGAGCAACGCCGCAACACGTGGACGAACGAGGACGGCAGCATCCGCCCCATCAGCAAATGGAGCGGCGTGAGCTTCACCGACCAGCAGAAAGCCGACTATGTGGCGGGTAAAGCCGTGAAGCTGGAGAACGTGACCGACAAGCAGGGCTTCCATGCCACGATGTATATCAAGTTCAACCCGGAGAAGGGACGCCCGTACCGCTACGACACGAACCCTGACAATGCACAGCAGGTTGCTCCGTCCAACGAGAGCCGCACGCAGGTGGCGGTGAACAACGATGGCAAGACCAACGAGGCTACAAAGAATCTGAGAGAGCCGTTGCAGAAAGGTCAGACCAACCCGAAGGACGCCCGCCAGCAACAGCAGCAGGAGAAGCCGCAGAAGAAAACGGGCAAGGGCATGAAAATGTAA